One Hyphomicrobiales bacterium genomic window carries:
- the phnH gene encoding phosphonate C-P lyase system protein PhnH yields MPTHTAAALPGLADPVRDSQRIFRAVMEALSRPGMPRPLTELPAPPEPLTAETGAVILTLADVDTPIWIDARLAGVPDVPAWLRFHTGAPIVAEPGAASFALIGHALAMPALTAFFPGTLDYPDRGATVLIALERLVAGSEFGVRLEGPGIETEARLAGAPLPATFWRQVAENNAGFPLGVDIILTAPGVVAGLPRSTRAIANGE; encoded by the coding sequence ATGCCAACCCACACCGCCGCTGCCTTGCCCGGACTCGCGGATCCGGTTCGCGACAGTCAACGGATTTTCCGCGCCGTGATGGAGGCGCTGTCGCGTCCCGGAATGCCCCGCCCGCTCACCGAGCTGCCGGCTCCGCCCGAGCCGCTCACCGCAGAGACGGGCGCGGTGATCCTGACGCTCGCCGACGTGGACACGCCGATCTGGATCGATGCCCGACTGGCGGGGGTTCCCGATGTGCCGGCCTGGCTGCGGTTCCACACGGGCGCGCCGATCGTCGCGGAACCCGGGGCGGCGAGTTTCGCCCTGATCGGCCATGCGCTCGCCATGCCCGCGCTGACGGCTTTCTTTCCGGGCACGCTGGACTATCCGGATCGCGGCGCCACGGTGCTGATCGCGCTGGAACGTCTCGTGGCCGGCTCGGAATTCGGGGTGCGGCTCGAGGGACCGGGGATCGAAACCGAAGCAAGGCTCGCGGGCGCGCCCCTGCCGGCGACATTCTGGCGGCAGGTCGCGGAGAACAATGCGGGCTTTCCGCTCGGTGTCGACATCATCCTGACGGCGCCGGGAGTCGTCGCGGGGTTGCCGCGCTCGACGCGGGCGATCGCGAACGGGGAATGA
- the phnG gene encoding phosphonate C-P lyase system protein PhnG: protein MKKDQAQPTDTSAEASGRLRLACAIAVARGEELGEAYGSLSTGAAIPVWRYVRRPEVGLVMARGRMGGGGAPFNLGEVTAVRCAIALDTGETGFSTCLGRDRRKAAYGALFDALWQREEWRGAVEKLLVEPVLARQSAEDEMAAREVAATRVEFFTMARGEDK, encoded by the coding sequence ATGAAGAAAGATCAAGCACAACCGACCGATACCAGCGCAGAGGCGAGCGGGCGGTTGCGGCTCGCCTGCGCGATCGCCGTCGCTCGGGGCGAGGAACTCGGCGAGGCCTACGGCTCGCTCTCGACGGGCGCGGCCATTCCGGTATGGCGCTACGTGCGGCGACCCGAAGTGGGCTTGGTGATGGCGCGCGGACGGATGGGTGGTGGTGGCGCGCCGTTCAATCTCGGGGAGGTGACGGCGGTGCGCTGTGCCATCGCGCTCGACACGGGGGAGACGGGGTTTTCCACCTGTCTCGGGCGGGACCGGCGCAAGGCGGCGTACGGAGCTCTCTTCGATGCCCTCTGGCAGCGCGAGGAATGGCGCGGCGCCGTGGAAAAGCTTCTTGTCGAGCCCGTTCTCGCGCGCCAGAGCGCCGAGGACGAAATGGCGGCCCGAGAGGTCGCGGCGACCCGGGTCGAGTTCTTCACCATGGCGCGAGGCGAAGACAAGTGA